Proteins encoded within one genomic window of Scheffersomyces stipitis CBS 6054 chromosome 3, complete sequence:
- a CDS encoding predicted protein has product MWVLIVSCYLIAVLASIAGIQFHINSFRYPFYFSIPLALAVLIPISITFLLPIDYVSSNSNGSLSWFELPHDVILNLWKGNYWSTFLLTWLLLPILQEFYRSGHHNKLSKLKDALRSNLKFQAVMLAVSVIGLIYLLLEVGLSFGHLKSMIIALSHIYALILALWLMAHGLISIPRNRWIEGNVVQSLNHDYLKLPRLVDSLEDVKISFKEEVLQVLVLQKNFTSESPEDFQFRDWILELYDRIPEDLRDLVERQYMHENSSISREQLTIHFMTRLTSNFNSNLNRLVGYESEFDSLLTKITHLEDILSAKSNPNLEERNLLNFRIDNHRVLLSPRLNFIYWYYVRPVSSRIFSVVLFVASFVILQSEFFHSSKFSLMNVLVYSTGINNHSLLQLLVSSITFSYMLFASLNSLTSLKVFNMYHLVPHNSDPVSACFYTTYIARLTIPLSYNFIYLFKSRTSVFETWYGQSIHLTGLFDLMNNWIPRLVLLPVVLTVFHVYDKLKKKIGLNSDLYDSWALFDDDELEGNSTNDIENLNNKRKDVIIVEAKRIVNREMAKRQSRRRDSSNSTNNLRTFNLSQAANTNYENNRRSFHDTLVNSALGNRIDAPYHDDISDTSAQPTMWGRLGGTFSGIRESLARFSGNNNSGSSSNVSGLYRDEPLDDFNYDDDADENVVL; this is encoded by the coding sequence ATGTGGGTCCTTATAGTACTGTGCTATCTCATTGCAGTATTAGCCTCAATAGCGGGAATACAGTTCCACATCAATCTGTTCAGATATCCCTTCTATTTCAGCATCCCTCTCGCATTAGCCGTGCTTATACCGATATCCATCACATTTCTACTTCCAATTGATTATGTTTCGCTGAATTCCAATGGCAGTTTGCTGTGGTTCGAATTGCCCCACGATGTGATCTTAAACCTTTGGAAAGGGAACTATTGGTCGactttcttgttgactTGGTTGCTTCTCCCGATTCTCCAGGAGTTCTACCGCTCTGGCCATCATAACAAGCtatcaaaattgaaagatgCATTGCGGCTGAATTTGAAGTTCCAGGCTGTGATGCTAGCCGTTTCAGTAATTGGCTTAATCTACCTTTTGCTAGAAGTAGGCTTATCTTTTGGTCACTTGAAGCTGATGATCATAGCATTGTCACACATCTATGCTTTAATTCTAGCTCTCTGGTTGATGGCACACGGCTTGATTAGTATTCCGCGTAACCGCTGGATCGAAGGAAATGTAGTTCAGAGCTTGAACCATGACTACCTCAAGTTGCCACGTCTTGTGGACAGTTTGGAAGACGTCAAGATCTCgttcaaagaagaagtccTCCAGGTTTTGGTGCTTCAGAAGAATTTCACCAGTGAATCGCCTGAGGATTTCCAGTTCCGCGATTGGATCTTGGAGTTATACGACCGAATTCCCGAAGACTTACGTGATTTGGTTGAACGTCAATATATGCACGAAAACTCAAGCATATCCAGAGAACAATTGACGATCCATTTTATGACAAGATTGACatcaaacttcaatctgAACTTAAACCGTTTGGTTGGATATGAATCAGAATTCGATAGTTTGCTTACTAAAATCACTCATTTGGAAGATATCTTGCTGGCCAAATCTAACCCtaatcttgaagaaagaaacctCCTCAACTTCAGAATCGATAACCATAGAGTTTTGCTTCTGCCACGGTTGAACTTTATATATTGGTACTATGTTCGTCCAGTTTCAAGCCGTATATTTTCTGTGGTCTTGTTTGTTGCATCTTTCGTTATTCTCCAGTCGGAGTTCTTCCATTCGTCCAAATTTTCGTTGATGAATGTTCTCGTCTATTCGACGGGAATCAACAATCACAGTTTGTTACAATTGCTAGTTTCGTCGATTACCTTTTCGTACATGTTGTTTGCCTCACTTAATTCGCTTACCTCGTTGAAGGTCTTCAACATGTACCATTTGGTTCCTCACAACTCTGATCCGGTTTCTGCCTGTTTCTACACAACATACATAGCAAGATTGACTATTCCGTTGTCgtacaacttcatctatctcttcaagtctAGAACGTCTGTGTTTGAAACCTGGTACGGTCAATCCATCCATTTGACTGGGTTGTTTGACTTAATGAACAACTGGATTCCTCGCTTAGTGTTGCTTCCTGTGGTGTTGACTGTGTTCCATGTGTatgacaagttgaagaagaaaatcgGCTTAAACTCCGACTTATACGACTCTTGGGCATTGTTTGACGACGATGAGTTAGAGGGCAACAGCACCAACGAcattgaaaacttgaacaataaaCGCAAAGATGTCATTATCGTCGAGGCTAAAAGGATAGTTAATAGAGAAATGGCCAAACGACAACTGCGTCGTAGAGATAGTTCCAACTCTACAAACAACTTGCGTacattcaacttgtctcAGGCTGCAAATACTAACTATGAAAACAACAGACGCAGTTTCCACGATACTCTTGTGAACTCAGCGTTGGGCAACCGTATCGACGCTCCATATCACGACGATATACTGGACACATCTGCACAGCCAACCATGTGGGGTAGACTTGGAGGTACGTTCAGCGGTATCCGAGAGTCGTTAGCCAGATTCTCAGGCAACAATAACAGCGGTAGCAGTAGTAATGTCAGTGGGTTGTATAGAGACGAGCCACTTGACGATTTTAACTACGACGACGATGCTGACGAAAATGTTGTATTGTAA
- the ADH3 gene encoding alcohol dehydrogenase (NADP dependent) (go_function alcohol dehydrogenase activity, zinc-dependent; zinc ion binding): MSKSTSTTVPAKFSGFAVDKPENWNKAKLVQYDPKPFKPYDITIKVICCGVCGSDCHTVLGSWGPLNRDDLVVGHEIVGEVIEIGSEVTNHKLGDIVAVGAQSDSCGECELCENNNEQYCRDGIAATYNFPNKRCGGYVTQGGYASHLRVNSYFAASVPKNLDVHYAAPLLCGGLTVYSPIVRHGGYDLKDKRIGIVGIGGLGSMAIQIANALGAKEVVAFSRTSDKKEDALKLGASRIIATKEDPDWSKSNAATFDIILNCASFGKGVNFDSFFGALKLGGKYVNVSAPPSDELISLSPRNLIFGGFSIVGSVIGSMKEANELLKLYADNNLAPWIEKVPISEEGVHTVMNRINVSDVKYRFVLTDYDKAFNN, translated from the coding sequence ATGTCCAAGTCTACGTCTACCACTGTTCCTGCCAAGTTCTCCGGATTCGCTGTCGATAAGCCAGAAAACTGGAACAAAGCTAAATTAGTCCAGTATGATCCCAAGCCTTTTAAACCTTATGACATAACCATCAAGGTTATCTGCTGTGGTGTTTGCGGAAGTGACTGTCACACTGTCTTAGGATCGTGGGGTCCTTTGAACAGAGACGATTTGGTAGTGGGACATGAGATTGTCGGAGAAGTTATTGAAATCGGTTCTGAAGTAACCAATCATAAACTCGGAGacattgttgctgttggtgCTCAATCTGATTCTTGTGGAGAATGTGAACTTTGTGAGAACAACAACGAACAATACTGCCGTGATGGTATTGCTGCTACTTACAATTTTCCAAACAAGAGGTGTGGTGGATATGTCACTCAAGGTGGCTATGCGTCTCACTTAAGAGTCAATTCCTATTTTGCTGCTAGTGTTCCTAAAAATTTGGATGTACATTATGCTGCTCCTTTACTCTGTGGTGGGTTGACTGTTTACTCTCCAATTGTCCGTCACGGTGGCTATGACTTGAAGGATaagagaattggaattgttggaattggaggTTTGGGCTCCATGGCAATTCAAATCGCAAACGCATTGGGAGCCAAGGAAGTAGTCGccttttcaagaacttctgacaagaaagaagatgcCCTCAAGTTAGGTGCTTCCAGGATAATTGCAACCAAGGAGGATCCAGATTGGAGTAAGTCCAATGCGGCAACTTTCGACATCATTCTTAATTGCGCCAGCTTTGGAAAGGGAGTCAACTTCGACTCATTTTTTGGAGCTTTGAAGCTTGGCGGCAAGTATGTTAATGTTTCTGCACCTCCTCTGGATGAACTTATCAGTTTAAGTCCAAGGAATTTGATTTTCGGAGGTTTTTCGATTGTTGGCTCTGTTATTGGTTCCATGAAGGAAGCAAatgagttgttgaaattgtacGCCGATAACAACTTGGCTCCATGGATCGAAAAAGTGCCAATAAGTGAAGAAGGAGTCCATACTGTGATGAATCGAATCAACGTCAGTGATGTCAAGTACAGATTTGTATTGACTGACTACGACAAGGCCTTCAACAACTAG
- a CDS encoding predicted protein (go_function catalytic activity) — translation RVPLMKSPSHLGHFTSRVNRLYNEDKYSANVLSLPDDKTVFNFNIFDGHGGDQCSTYLSNNLSQGIEDATTLLNDAASRDKLIETYWKNIGGYWKRWYKHRNENFEVMKAFDDLHLRLPLAFLNTDYNFFLQDDNQSGSTCTTALIQTVHSEPGAFQPVYENYFFNRKTISKLTIAHVGDTSAILVDRDGKAHTLTQSHHPSNPSEASRLRKYAANFFMTDSFGEERFIALANTRAFGDINFKQMGVTAEPEVTEYIIGDAQTIQQDFLILVTDGVTDVLTDQEIADIVMVHFNLKGHDIASPQMGAEEVIKFVEYVGGSDNATCLIIRLNGWGKWPVIDRTGELRQERLNDFNPRGRN, via the exons CGAGTGCCACTCATGAAAAGTCCATCTCACTTGGGTCACTTCACTCTGCGAGTCAATCGGCTCTATAACGAAGACAAGTACTCAGCAAATGTACTTCTGCTTCCAGACGACAAGACagttttcaacttcaatatttttgACGGCCATGGCGGTGACCAATGTCTGACGTACCTTCTGAACAACCTTTCGCAGGGAATCGAAGATGCCACAACTTTGCTCAACGACGCTGCAAGTCGTGACAAGTTGATAGAGACTTACTGGAAAAACATCGGAGGATACTGGAAACGGTGGTATAAACATCGAAACGAAAATTTCGAAGTAATGAAGGCCTT CGACGATTTGCATTTACGTCTTCCTTTGGCATTTCTCAATACAgactacaacttctttctacaaGACGACAACCAGTCTGGCTCAACATGTACTACGGCATTGATTCAAACAGTACATTCGGAGCCTGGAGCGTTCCAACCGGTGTATGAGaactatttcttcaatcgTAAAACAATCTCGAAGTTGACCATAGCACATGTGGGAGACACCAGTGCTATACTTGTAGACCGAGACGGTAAGGCTCATACGCTTACCCAGTCTCACCATCCCTCCAACCCTAGTGAAGCTTCCAGGTTGCGTAAGTACGctgccaacttcttcatgaCCGATTCGTTTGGGGAAGAACGGTTCATAGCTTTAGCTAATACCAGAGCTTTTGGGgacatcaacttcaagcaGATGGGCGTAACGGCAGAACCAGAAGTGACTGAATATATAATTGGCGATGCTCAAACTATTCAGCAGGA TTTTCTCATTCTTGTGACAGACGGAGTTACCGACGTTTTGACTGATCAAGAAATCGCCGACATCGTCATGGttcatttcaatttgaaggGCCACGATATAGCATCACCACAGATGGGTGCCGAGGAAGTAATCAAATTCGTAGAGTACGTTGGAGGCAGTGACAACGCGACCTGTTTGATAATACGGTTGAACGGATGGGGTAAATGGCCTGTCATAGACCGAACAGGTGAACTCAGACAGGAACGGTTGAACGACTTCAATCCACGCGGAAGAAACTAG
- a CDS encoding mitochondrial 37S ribosomal protein RSM19 (go_component intracellular; ribosome~go_function structural constituent of ribosome~go_process protein biosynthesis): protein MRPALTVLKRSVWKGPHVVPLPIAEAIKNGTPIRTNARSCTILPQFVGLKFQIHNGKEYVEVEVTDNMVGSKLGEFAATRKKFMYKYTKN from the coding sequence ATGAGACCTGCTTTAACGGTCTTGAAGAGATCTGTATGGAAGGGTCCACATGTGGTGCCTTTGCCCATCGCGGAAGCTATCAAAAACGGAACACCCATCAGAACCAACGCCAGAAGTTGTACTATTCTTCCTCAGTTTGTAGGCTTGAAATTCCAGATTCACAATGGAAAAGAGTATGTGGAAGTCGAAGTGACCGACAACATGGTGGGATCCAAATTGGGTGAGTTTGCTGccacaagaaagaagttcatGTACAAATACACCAAGAATTGA
- the DBP6 gene encoding ATP-dependent RNA helicase DBP6 (DEAD-box protein 6) (RNA helicase required for 60S ribosomal subunit assembly~go_function nucleic acid binding; helicase activity; ATP binding; type III site-specific deoxyribonuclease activity~go_process DNA restriction-modification system), which yields MFGARFDPTADDSSSDESEEESEEEENENENVVNNDVAKDIDSVESEESEDSDHSNDPNDAMDVDSEVNTEVDVDYVSKYKSVFDKFKKSVPETKKIDSESSSEEEDDVEMQDLMPLPQPALPRDKRLISSNSHLKNLDWLATPIYASPEDSKPFSEFEISPFLLKNLERDNFTTAFSVQIAIMDILLHDIKRNRLEPDVKGDILVNAATGSGKTLAYSIPIIEALHNRVVPRVRAIVLVPTKPLINQVKATFVQLSRGTNLSVVSLRNDVSIKEEGIKIVNSPPDIIVSTPGRLVEHISNKSINLNSLQFLVIDEADRLLNQSFQNWCQVLISSLEGDVNIAEEWKITPQKLIFSATLTTDSGKLSALKFQKPRLVIVNDRKQLVNEIFNVPSSLSEYTIQFGTAKASIKPLILAKYLLENNKLSNVLIFTKSNEASIRLCKLLELMFGKLHPSMNIAYINSTNNKSAIRTKILKDFSTQKINILVATDLIARGIDILSITDVINYDLPNSSREYVHRVGRTARANQTGHAYTLCFGKGEAKWFKKIISDVGRGDKTIEKVEIELKELIVAEDENVYNECLESLSKQVFH from the exons ATGTTTGGAGCCAGATTCGATCCCACGGC TGATGACCTGAGCTCGGAcgaaagtgaagaagaaagtgaagaagaagaaaacgaaaacgAAAACGTTGTGAACAATGACGTAGCCAAGGATATTGATTCTGTAGAAAGcgaagaaagtgaagattCGGACCATTCCAATGATCCTAATGATGCTATGGATGTTGACTCAGAAGTAAATACCGAAGTCGATGTGGATTATGTCTCCAAATACAAAAGTGTTtttgacaagttcaaaaaGTCTGTTCCTGAGACGAAGAAAATCGATTCTGAGTCCAGTtcggaagaagaagatgacgtAGAAATGCAAGATTTGATGCCTTTACCACAGCCAGCACTTCCCCGAGACAAACGATTAatatcttccaattcacATCTTAAAAACTTAGACTGGTTAGCTACTCCCATCTACGCTAGTCCCGAAGATAGTAAACCATTTAGTGAATTCGAAATTTCTCCGtttcttctcaagaatCTTGAACGAGACAATTTTACCACCGCATTTTCGGTCCAGATAGCCATTATGGATATTCTCTTGCATGATATCAAGCGGAACAGATTGGAACCAGACGTTAAAGGAGATATTCTTGTCAATGCTGCTACTGGTTCTGGTAAGACTTTGGCGTATCTGATTCCCATTATTGAAGCTTTACATAATCGTGTTGTACCGCGAGTACGAGCTATCGTCTTGGTCCCTACAAAACCGTTAATAAACCAAGTCAAAGCGACTTTTGTACAGTTATCTAGAGGCACCAATCTTTCTGTTGTAAGTCTTAGAAACGATGTCTCTATCAAGGAAGAAGGGATTAAAATTGTAAATAGTCCTCCGGACATCATAGTGTCTACTCCAGGGAGATTGGTGGAGCATATTTCTAATAAGAGCATTAATCTTAATAGCTTACAATTCTTGGTGATAGATGAAGCTGACCGGTTGTTGAACCAATCGTTCCAGAACTGGTGTCAAGTATTGATTTCCAGCTTAGAAGGCGATGTAAATATTGCTGAAGAGTGGAAAATCACTCCGCAAAAGTTAATTTTCTCAGCCACTCTTACCACGGATTCTGGTAAGCTCTCGGCgttgaaatttcagaagCCTCGTCTTGTAATTGTTAACGACAGAAAGCAACTCGTTAACGAAATATTTAATGTTCCTTCATCTCTTTCCGAGTACACCATCCAGTTTGGTACAGCCAAGGCGTCTATAAAGCCATTGATTTTGGCCAAGTACTTGCTTGAGAACAATAAGTTGTCGAACGTATTGATTTTTACCAAGTCCAACGAAGCTTCTATCAGATTGTGCAAATTGTTAGAGTTGATGTTTGGCAAGTTGCACCCAAGCATGAACATAGCCTATATCAACTCTACCAACAATAAGAGTGCCATCCGTAcgaagatcttgaaggatttCTCAACCCAGAAGATCAACATCTTGGTAGCTACAGATTTGATTGCTCGTGGTATAGATATTCTATCTATTACCGATGTGATCAACTACGACTTGCCCAACTCATCCCGTGAGTATGTTCATAGAGTTGGGCGTACAGCCAGAGCCAACCAGACTGGCCATGCTTACACTTTGTGTTTCGGTAAGGGAGAAGCTAAGtggttcaagaagattatTCTGGATGTGGGTCGTGGTGACAAGACAATTGAGAAGGTAGAGATTGAGCTCAAGGAGCTTATCGTTGCggaagatgaaaatgtaTATAACGAATGTTTGGAATCCTTGCTGAAGCAGGTATTCCACTAG
- the RAD26 gene encoding DNA dependent ATPase (involved in DNA repair~go_function DNA binding; ATP binding; nucleic acid binding; helicase activity~go_function DNA binding; ATP binding; nucleic acid binding; helicase activity), whose amino-acid sequence MSEFNRDLEALGAKLVDQDSLETSITRRANEALLSKDAELDQKRLEKATKDLNSTLKRISILESRLNNPRTKLSERQKLRDEIKWFEQNELVPRRRDVEDITARLEESKKQLDGAQSAKEGNTLPGETEKEFLIRTGKITAFGNINSFQQIGQETEQVKSHVFLRAPGFEDTQTMKIEKRKEDFDMDNTDRDQDFQDTQEDLGEDSDEESSTTYLRNVDDGDELVYQQRLRQWVSRRASLRGTEVSDSSKQEWFKPHPTIPDAVLNNQFKLPGDIYPSLFDYQKTCVQWLWELYSQKTGGIIGDEMGLGKTIQVISFVAGLHYSGLLDKPVLVVVPATVLNQWVNEFHRWWPPLRCIILHSIGSGMGKSAVRSEEKLEEFLENSDPTQSKNSLRGINSQINAKEIVDRVMEKGHVLVTTYVGLRIYSKHILPREWGYVVLDEGHKIRNPDSDISLTCKQIKTYNRIILSGTPIQNNLIELWSLFDFVFPGRLGTLPVFQQQFSIPINMGGYANASNIQVQTGYKCAVILRDLISPYLLRRLKSDVAQDLPKKNEMVLFVKLTQVQQELYEKFLHSEELSSILKGRRNVLMGVDILRKICNHPDLVNRDILEHKKNYNYGNPVKSGKMQVLKNLLQLWQSQEHKTLLFCQTRQMLDILEKFVANLRLLDIDHEYFTYLRMDGSTPIAKRQDLVDKFNSDPNLHVFLLTTKVGGLGVNLTGADRVIIYDPDWNPSTDIQARERAWRLGQKKDITIYRLMTTGSIEEKIYHRQIFKTFLTNKILKDPKQRRFFKVNDLHDLFTLGDQNEVGTETGDMFNGSETNFGGNKTRAPSTLLKKKHKNDDDFYKVASITGVSKLDKFQGDEEEEEVSGESRDENRIMEGIFANSGVHSALKHDEIINSSNQEMSLVEKEASKVANEAASALKRSRKLARRNEIGTPTWTGKFGLAGRFGQKKKTVSGRINKSKSILGELKQKKAVRASVFTKKSNSSENNEAVDKKATIEKLVTFLQSRPDSFGTSSVILKNAGVAMKDENDMILIRSMLREIAVWDSGRSGWKLKKEFSQNEEL is encoded by the exons ATGAGTGAGTTCAACCGGGACCTTGAAGCTCTTGGAGCAAAGCTTGTGGATCAGGACAGTCTTGAGACTTCCATCACAAGAAGAGCCAATGAAGCccttctttccaaagacGCGGAGTTGGACCAGAAACGTTTAGAAAAAGCTACGAAGGATTTGAACTCAACTTTAAAAAGAATCAGTATTCTTGAAAGCAGACTAAATAACCCGAGAACGAAGTTGAGCGAACGGCAGAAGCTCAGGGATGAAATCAAATGGTTTGAACAGAATGAATTGGTACCGCGAAGACGCGATGTAGAAGATATCACTGCCAGGCTCgaagaaagcaagaaaCAGTTGGATGGAGCTCAATCTGCTAAAGAAGGCAATACT CTTCCaggagaaacagaaaaagaattcttgatcaGAACTGGAAAGATTACTGCGTTTGGAAATATCAACTCTTTCCAACAGATTGgtcaagaaacagaacaaGTGAAGAGTCATGTATTTTTACGAGCTCCAGGGTTTGAGGATACCCAGACAATGAAAATTgagaaaaggaaagaagattttgaTATGGATAACACA GATCGTGACCAAGATTTTCAGGATACGCAAGAAGATTTAGGAGAAGATTCTGATG AGGAACTGTCCACTACGTATCTCCGAAATGTTGATGATGGAGACGAGCTTGTCTACCAACAGAGACTTAGACAGTGGGTTTCCAGAAGAGCCAGTCTTCGTGGAACTGAGGTTTCGGATTCAAGCAAGCAAGAGTGGTTCAAACCTCATCCCACGATTCCTGACGCAGTGCTTAACAACCAATTCAAATTACCTGGCGATATTTACCCGTCCTTATTTGACTATCAAAAGACGTGTGTTCAATGGCTCTGGGAATTGTATTCCCAAAAGACAGGAGGAATTATTGGTGATGAAATGGGATTAGGAAAAACGATTCAGGTAATTTCTTTCGTAGCAGGTCTTCACTATTCTGGACTACTTGACAAACCGGTACTCGTTGTAGTGCCTGCTACGGTATTGAACCAGTGGGTTAACGAGTTTCACAGGTGGTGGCCACCTTTACGTTGTATCATATTACATAGCATAGGCTCTGGGATGGGGAAGAGTGCTGTTAGATCTGAagaaaaacttgaagagtttTTGGAAAATAGTGATCCTACTCAGTCAAAGAACTCTTTACGTGGCATCAACAGTCAGATAAATGCAAAGGAAATTGTTGACAGAGTTATGGAAAAGGGACATGTCTTGGTGACAACTTATGTCGGCTTGAGGATATACTCCAAACATATTCTTCCACGAGAATGGGGATATGTTGTTTTGGATGAAGGTCACAAGATTAGAAACCCAGACCTGGATATTTCATTGACTTGTAAGCAAATTAAGACCTACAACAGAATAATTTTGTCTGGAACGCCAATCCAGAATAACTTGATAGAGTTATGGTCattgtttgattttgtcTTTCCCGGACGTTTGGGGACTTTACCTGTATTCCAGCAACAATTCTCTATTCCTATAAATATGGGAGGGTATGCCAATGCTTCGAACATACAAGTACAAACTGGGTACAAGTGTGCTGTTATTCTTCGTGATTTGATTTCGCCGTATTTGTTGAGAAGACTCAAAAGCGATGTCGCTCAGGATTTGCCTAAGAAAAATGAGATGGTTTTGTTCGTGAAACTAACTCAAGTTCAACAGGAGCTCTATGAAAAGTTTTTGCATAGTGAGGAGTTGAGCTCTATATTGAAAGGCAGACGAAATGTCTTGATGGGTGTTGATATACTTCGAAAAATATGTAATCATCCTGATTTGGTAAATCGTGATATCCTTGAACATAAGAAGAACTATAACTATGGAAATCCTGTTAAGTCAGGAAAAATGCAAgttttgaagaacttgttgcaATTATGGCAGAGTCAGGAGCATAAGACGTTGTTGTTTTGCCAGACCAGACAGATGCTCGATATCTTAGAGAAGTTTGTAGCTAATCTCAGACTCTTGGATATCGATC ATGAATATTTTACCTATTTGCGAATGGACGGGTCAACTCCAATTGCCAAGAGACAGGATCTTGTGGATAAATTCAATTCTGATCCTAACTTACAtgttttcttgttgacaaCTAAGGTAGGTGGACTTGGTGTGAACTTAACTGGGGCTGATAGAGTTATCATTTACGATCCTGACTGGAATCCGTCTACAGACATCCAGGCTAGAGAAAGAGCATGGCGTTTGggccagaagaaagatattACGATCTATCGATTAATGACTACAGGGTcgattgaagaaaagatatATCACCGACAGATATTCAAGACATTCCTCACcaacaagattttgaaagaTCCCAAGCAGAGaagattcttcaaagtcaacGATTTGCACGACTTGTTTACTTTGGGAGATCAAAACGAGGTCGGAACAGAAACAGGAGACATGTTCAATGGATCTGAAACAAACTTTGGAGGCAACAAGACGAGAGCTCCTTCCACTTTGCTCAAGAAAAAGCACAAGAACGACGACGATTTCTATAAGGTTGCTAGTATAACTGGAGTTTCaaagttggacaagtttCAGGGtgatgaggaagaagaggaagtgAGCGGAGAGTCTCGTGATGAGAACAGAATCATGGAAGGCATCTTTGCTAATAGTGGTGTACACAGTGCCTTGAAGCATGATGAGATTATCAATTCTAGTAACCAAGAAATGtctcttgttgaaaaagaagctAGCAAAGTAGCCAACGAAGCAGCTCTGGCATTGAAGAGATCCAGAAAACtagccagaagaaatgaaattggcACTCCTACGTGGACAGGTAAGTTTGGCTTAGCTGGTAGGTTtggccagaagaagaaaacagtaTCAGGTAGGATAAATAAATCTA AGTCGATTTTAGGAgagttgaagcagaagaaagcagTCAGAGCTTCTGTGTTCACCAAAAAATCCAATTCCAGTGAAAATAATGAAGCTGTGGATAAGAAGGCCACAATCGAGAAATTGGTTACTTTCTTGCAATCTCGGCCAGATTCGTTCGGAACGTCGCTGgtgatcttgaagaatgctGGTGTTGCCATGAAAGACGAAAACGACATGATCCTTATTCGCTCAATGCTACGGGAGATTGCTGTATGGGATTCTGGTAGAAGTGGatggaagttgaagaaagaattctctcagaatgaagaattgtaa
- a CDS encoding predicted protein: protein DTGCTFCSVPELPSDKQIDFQANLNGTKILPWKHVLILTHGFSDFSTMPSKIELVPGSLSSEINSLKKHIISPHHPILVSNILLKSHKKLVYLYPDNKVIKFDLNHTQDFVRKYLVPQASELAPVYNPFKVAAEESSSKKTEEPVAGHNFDEFTVDKNLVLICGHAKRDIRCGQLAPLLENEFEQVLHRENLSKITDLGLISHIGGHAYAGNVIYFPKENDKDIIWYGRVFPETVQGIVSETIKKGTIIADLYRGVLPQN from the exons GATACAGGCTGCACGTTTTGCTCGGTTCCTGAGTTGCCATCTGATAAGCAGATCGATTTCCAAGCTAACTTGAATGGAACCAAGATTTTACCCTGGAAACATGTTTTGATATTGACCCATGGATTTAGTGATTTTTCCACTATGCCCTCAAAGATCGAACTTGTGCCTGGTTCATTGAGCTCAGAAATAAAcctgttgaagaaacacATAATCAGCCCTCACCATCCCATCTTGGTGCTgaacatcttgttgaagtctcACAAGAAA TTGGTATACTTGTACCCTGACAATAAGGTGATCAAATTTGACTTGAATCACACTCAAGATTTTGTACGAAAGTATCTTGTTCCTCAAGCCAGCGAGCTAGCACCAGTGTACAATCCTTTCAAAGTTGCGGCCGAAGAATCATCTAGTAAAAAGACGGAAGAGCCAGTAGCCGGCCATAACTTCGACGAGTTCACAGTTGATAAGAACTTGGTGCTTATATGTGGCCACGCAAAAAGAGACATTCGATGTGGACAGTTGGCTCCATTGCTAGAAAACGAATTTGAGCAGGTTCTACACCGTGAGAATTTGAGCAAAATAACAGACTTGGGCCTCATCTCTCATATAGGTGGACATGCCTACGCCGGCAACGTGATCTACTTCCCTAAAGAAAACGACAAGGACATAATCTGGTATGGAAGAGTGTTTCCTGAAACGGTCCAGGGCATTGTGAGTGAGACTATTAAGAAGGGCACAATCATTGCTGACTTGTACAGAGGAGTTCTTCCCCAAAACTAG